The following are encoded in a window of Pseudomonas sp. St316 genomic DNA:
- a CDS encoding YciC family protein — protein MNPFDVLRDSLYFFKRHLGRIAQLCLPLVILEAVLQQGVDSAVGPEGFPGYSVIVGLLVYPLYTAALILFLDARSRGEAPRTRDLLATALTLWPRFALLTALNTLLILVGLSLYFLPGLWLMVTLAFSEYLLVLRGLTPLAAMKESLNMSRGNFWRVLLCILAVMGPLWLLKGVSVSVYPSPQNPVLGLLIDSVHSFLQLFTSVVLFRLFMLIEAKPDNR, from the coding sequence ATGAATCCGTTTGACGTGCTGCGCGACTCTTTGTATTTCTTCAAGCGCCATCTGGGCCGGATCGCCCAGCTGTGCCTGCCGCTGGTCATACTCGAGGCTGTGCTGCAGCAAGGCGTGGACAGCGCCGTCGGACCCGAGGGCTTCCCCGGCTACAGCGTGATCGTCGGGCTCTTGGTGTACCCCTTGTATACCGCCGCGCTGATCCTGTTTCTCGACGCCCGCAGCCGCGGTGAAGCACCACGCACCCGTGACCTGCTCGCCACGGCCCTCACCCTGTGGCCTCGCTTTGCCTTGCTGACGGCCCTCAACACGCTGTTGATCCTGGTGGGACTGTCGTTGTACTTCCTGCCGGGCCTGTGGCTGATGGTGACCCTGGCCTTCAGTGAGTACCTGTTGGTCCTCAGGGGCCTGACACCCCTGGCGGCGATGAAGGAAAGCCTGAACATGTCCCGCGGCAACTTCTGGCGGGTGCTGTTGTGCATTCTGGCGGTGATGGGCCCGCTGTGGCTGCTCAAGGGTGTCAGCGTCTCGGTGTATCCGTCGCCTCAGAACCCTGTGCTCGGCCTGCTGATCGACAGCGTCCACAGTTTCCTGCAACTGTTCACCAGCGTGGTGCTGTTCCGCCTGTTCATGTTGATCGAAGCCAAGCCTGACAACCGCTGA
- a CDS encoding DUF2076 domain-containing protein produces MNSEEQTLIDGLFSRLQQAEKDSAPRDVQAEARIKEHLASQPAAGYFMAQAILVQEAAIKHLDEQNKQLTQQVDQLQADLQRARSQPSAPSGGGGFLSSIFGGSARDSRPASAPTSSGGGWREPAQPSFNAQPQQGFGAPPGNYAAPQQQAPAAGSFLGGALKTAAGVAGGVMLAQGISSLFHSSQQPQEIVEVIKEEPAQPVNDTANSGDSGWGDDQRVADNDSYGNDPGGFSDADYSDDSSSFGDDDSFV; encoded by the coding sequence ATGAACAGCGAAGAACAAACCCTGATCGATGGACTGTTTTCACGGCTGCAACAGGCCGAAAAGGATTCAGCCCCGCGTGACGTCCAGGCCGAGGCGCGGATCAAGGAACACCTGGCCAGCCAGCCAGCGGCGGGCTATTTCATGGCCCAGGCGATTCTGGTGCAAGAGGCCGCGATCAAGCACCTCGATGAACAGAACAAGCAACTCACCCAGCAAGTCGATCAATTGCAGGCCGATCTGCAACGGGCCCGTTCCCAGCCATCGGCACCCAGCGGTGGCGGAGGCTTTCTCTCAAGCATTTTTGGTGGCAGTGCCCGGGATTCACGCCCGGCAAGCGCACCGACGTCCAGTGGGGGAGGCTGGCGCGAACCGGCACAGCCGTCCTTCAATGCTCAGCCCCAGCAGGGCTTCGGCGCGCCGCCCGGCAATTATGCTGCACCGCAGCAGCAGGCCCCGGCAGCGGGCAGCTTCCTCGGCGGTGCCCTGAAAACCGCGGCGGGCGTGGCCGGCGGCGTGATGCTGGCCCAAGGCATCAGCAGCCTGTTTCACAGCAGCCAGCAACCCCAGGAAATCGTCGAGGTCATCAAGGAGGAGCCGGCCCAACCGGTCAACGACACCGCCAACAGCGGCGACAGCGGTTGGGGCGATGACCAACGGGTGGCCGATAACGACAGCTATGGCAACGACCCGGGCGGTTTCAGCGACGCGGACTACAGCGACGATTCTTCTTCCTTCGGCGACGACGACTCCTTCGTCTGA
- a CDS encoding NYN domain-containing protein, with protein MKKIAVFADVQNLYYTVRQAYGCHFNYAALWADVSKQGQIVEAYAYAIDRGDSKQQQFQQILRNLGFVVKLKPYIQRSDGSAKGDWDVGITLDIMDAADHVDEVVLASGDGDFDMLLERIIQKHGVQAVAYGVPGLTANSLIRAASRYVPIEGALLLKN; from the coding sequence GTGAAAAAAATTGCAGTGTTCGCCGATGTCCAGAACCTCTACTACACCGTGCGCCAAGCCTACGGTTGCCATTTCAACTACGCCGCGCTGTGGGCTGATGTCAGCAAGCAGGGGCAGATCGTCGAGGCCTATGCCTACGCGATCGATCGCGGTGACAGCAAGCAGCAGCAATTCCAGCAGATCCTGCGCAACCTGGGCTTTGTCGTGAAGCTCAAGCCCTACATCCAGCGCAGCGACGGCTCGGCCAAGGGCGACTGGGACGTGGGCATCACGCTGGACATCATGGACGCCGCCGACCACGTCGACGAAGTGGTGCTGGCCTCCGGCGATGGCGATTTCGACATGCTGCTCGAACGCATCATCCAAAAGCACGGTGTACAGGCCGTGGCCTATGGCGTGCCGGGGTTGACCGCCAATTCGCTGATCCGCGCCGCCAGCCGCTACGTGCCCATCGAAGGCGCCTTGCTGCTCAAGAATTGA
- a CDS encoding 3'-5' exonuclease produces MERIAVIDFETTGITPSSSCRATEIAVVILEQGRIVDRYQSLMNAGVRVPAFIEQLTGISNAMLRSAPSAEKVMNEVNEFVGITPLLAHNAAFDQKFWDFELGRIKRTRLQNFACSLLLARRLMPAAPNHKLGTLNAFAGLPHTGQAHRAMADAEMAANLTAHLASELRQKHGLRELSHDLLCSLQKVPAAKINEHLKRHRGF; encoded by the coding sequence TTGGAACGCATCGCAGTCATCGACTTTGAAACCACCGGCATCACGCCAAGCAGCAGTTGCCGGGCCACCGAAATTGCCGTGGTGATCCTTGAACAGGGTCGGATCGTCGACCGCTACCAGAGCCTGATGAATGCCGGTGTGCGCGTCCCTGCATTTATCGAGCAACTGACCGGCATCAGCAATGCCATGCTGCGCAGCGCCCCGTCGGCGGAAAAAGTGATGAACGAGGTCAACGAGTTCGTCGGCATCACGCCGCTGCTGGCGCACAACGCCGCGTTCGACCAGAAGTTCTGGGATTTTGAGCTGGGGCGAATCAAGCGCACCCGCTTGCAGAATTTTGCCTGCTCACTGTTGCTGGCCCGGCGCCTGATGCCGGCGGCGCCGAACCACAAGCTCGGCACACTCAACGCGTTCGCCGGCCTGCCCCATACCGGCCAGGCTCACCGGGCCATGGCCGACGCCGAAATGGCCGCCAACCTCACTGCGCACCTGGCCTCGGAACTGCGGCAAAAGCACGGGTTGCGGGAGTTGTCCCATGATTTGCTGTGCAGCTTGCAGAAAGTGCCGGCGGCGAAGATCAACGAGCACCTCAAGCGCCATCGCGGATTCTGA
- a CDS encoding Lrp/AsnC family transcriptional regulator codes for MDKYDRMLLSALLENGRASYAELARKVNLSAPAVAERVSKLEASGVITGYQAKVDMAKIGLPVQCVIELRMNQHGNQKTYDELCKIPQLTECHRVTGDPCVIMQAAVGSMPELEELINRIAKFGFSKTSIVLSSAIEKRVPLGQLEGNGK; via the coding sequence GTGGATAAATACGACCGCATGTTGCTCAGCGCCCTGTTGGAAAACGGTCGTGCGTCCTACGCCGAACTGGCCCGCAAAGTGAACCTCTCAGCCCCCGCCGTGGCCGAGCGGGTCAGCAAACTGGAAGCCAGCGGCGTCATCACCGGTTATCAAGCCAAAGTCGACATGGCGAAAATCGGCCTGCCGGTTCAGTGCGTCATCGAACTGCGGATGAACCAGCACGGCAACCAGAAGACCTACGACGAACTGTGCAAGATCCCACAACTGACCGAGTGCCACCGGGTCACCGGGGATCCCTGCGTGATCATGCAAGCGGCGGTTGGCTCAATGCCGGAACTGGAGGAGTTGATCAACCGCATCGCCAAGTTCGGCTTCAGCAAGACCTCGATCGTGCTGTCCAGCGCCATTGAGAAGCGCGTGCCGTTGGGGCAATTGGAAGGCAATGGGAAATAA
- the yedA gene encoding drug/metabolite exporter YedA, producing MPGPRRFPLPLIAAFFALYVIWGSTYLVIRIGVEHWPPLLLAGIRFVLAGSLMYGFLRWRGAPAPTWAQWKAGAIIGVLLLSFGNGAVSVAEHTGVASGVAALAVATVPLFTLLCGYFWGARNTRLEWAGIVLGLIGIAMLNLGSNLQSSPLGATLLVFAAASWAFGSVLSKHVPLPAGAMASAVEMLVGGVVLLLGSFASGEHLERVPPFEGWFALAYLTFFGSIIAFNAYMYLLKHVRPAAATSYAYVNPAVAVLLGIVFAGETIGAEESMAMLVIISAVVLIGLPQWRKPKPAPAAS from the coding sequence ATGCCTGGCCCACGCCGTTTTCCCTTGCCATTGATCGCAGCCTTTTTTGCCTTGTACGTCATCTGGGGGTCGACCTACCTGGTGATTCGCATCGGGGTGGAGCATTGGCCGCCGTTGTTGCTGGCCGGGATTCGTTTTGTGCTGGCCGGTTCACTGATGTATGGCTTCCTGCGCTGGCGCGGGGCACCGGCGCCGACTTGGGCGCAATGGAAGGCCGGGGCCATCATCGGCGTGCTGTTGCTCAGTTTCGGTAACGGTGCGGTCAGTGTGGCCGAGCACACGGGCGTGGCGTCCGGGGTTGCGGCCCTGGCGGTGGCGACGGTGCCTTTGTTTACCTTGCTCTGCGGTTATTTCTGGGGCGCGCGTAATACCCGTCTGGAATGGGCGGGGATTGTGCTGGGGTTGATTGGCATCGCGATGCTCAACCTGGGCTCCAACCTGCAGTCCAGCCCGTTGGGTGCGACCTTGCTGGTATTCGCGGCGGCCTCCTGGGCCTTCGGTTCGGTGCTGAGCAAGCACGTGCCGTTGCCGGCCGGGGCGATGGCCAGTGCCGTGGAAATGCTCGTGGGCGGTGTGGTGCTGTTGCTCGGCAGTTTTGCCAGCGGCGAACACCTGGAGCGTGTCCCGCCGTTTGAAGGTTGGTTTGCGCTGGCTTACTTGACCTTCTTCGGTTCGATCATCGCCTTCAACGCCTATATGTACCTGCTCAAGCATGTGCGCCCGGCGGCGGCCACCAGCTATGCCTACGTCAACCCGGCCGTGGCGGTGTTGCTGGGGATCGTGTTCGCGGGTGAAACCATTGGCGCTGAAGAAAGTATGGCGATGTTGGTGATCATCAGTGCCGTGGTGTTGATCGGTTTGCCGCAGTGGCGTAAACCCAAGCCTGCGCCGGCCGCTTCCTGA
- a CDS encoding DEAD/DEAH box helicase: MTFATLGLIEPLLRALETLGYQTPTPVQAQAMPAVLAGRDLMAAAQTGTGKTAGFAVPLLQLLTTEGPKVAANSVRALILVPTRELAEQVHESVRQYAQNLPLSTYAVYGGVSINPQMMKLRKGVDLLVATPGRLLDLFRQNALKFNQLQTLVLDEADRMLDLGFSEELANIYKALPKKRQTLLFSATFSDAIRLLAGQMLNDPLSIEVSPRNVAANTVKQWVVTVDKKRKPELFVHLMRKNKWKQVLVFAKTRNGVDALVEKLQGLGVNADGIHGDKPQATRQRALDRFKASEVQILVATDVAARGLDIEDLPLVVNFDLPIVAEDYIHRIGRTGRAGSTGEAISLVCADEVNLLSAIEMLTRQALTRQMEQDFEPEHRVPDTDASGQVIKKPKKPKKPKTSGSGGKRNLGKWVDSGDAGPVEPSVKPVRKVPVFNTGPRKRKP; encoded by the coding sequence ATGACTTTCGCCACCCTTGGCCTGATCGAACCCTTGCTGCGCGCCCTCGAGACGCTCGGCTACCAGACCCCGACCCCGGTGCAGGCCCAAGCCATGCCGGCGGTGCTGGCCGGTCGCGACCTGATGGCCGCGGCCCAGACCGGCACCGGCAAGACCGCCGGTTTCGCCGTGCCGCTGTTGCAGTTGCTGACCACCGAAGGGCCGAAGGTCGCCGCCAACTCGGTGCGGGCGCTGATCCTCGTGCCGACCCGTGAGCTGGCTGAGCAGGTCCATGAAAGCGTGCGTCAGTACGCGCAAAACCTGCCGCTGAGCACCTACGCCGTGTACGGCGGTGTCAGCATCAACCCGCAGATGATGAAGTTGCGCAAAGGCGTCGATCTGCTGGTCGCCACGCCGGGTCGCTTGCTCGACTTGTTCCGCCAGAATGCGCTGAAGTTCAACCAGTTGCAGACCCTGGTGCTGGACGAAGCCGACCGCATGCTAGACCTGGGCTTCTCCGAGGAGTTGGCGAATATCTACAAGGCCCTGCCGAAGAAGCGCCAGACCCTATTGTTCTCGGCGACCTTTTCCGATGCGATCCGCTTGTTGGCCGGGCAGATGCTCAATGATCCGCTGAGCATCGAAGTGAGCCCGCGCAACGTCGCCGCCAACACCGTCAAGCAATGGGTGGTGACGGTTGATAAGAAGCGCAAGCCGGAATTGTTCGTGCACCTGATGCGCAAGAACAAGTGGAAGCAGGTGCTGGTCTTTGCCAAGACCCGCAACGGTGTCGATGCACTGGTGGAAAAACTCCAGGGCCTGGGCGTCAACGCCGACGGCATCCACGGTGACAAACCCCAGGCCACCCGCCAGCGGGCACTGGACCGCTTCAAGGCCAGCGAAGTGCAGATCCTTGTGGCGACCGACGTCGCTGCCCGTGGCTTGGATATCGAAGATTTGCCGTTGGTGGTGAACTTCGACCTGCCGATCGTCGCCGAGGACTACATCCACCGCATCGGCCGTACCGGTCGGGCGGGCTCGACCGGGGAAGCGATTTCCCTGGTCTGCGCCGACGAAGTGAACCTGCTGTCGGCCATCGAGATGCTGACGCGCCAGGCGCTGACTCGTCAGATGGAACAGGACTTCGAGCCTGAACATCGGGTACCGGACACCGATGCCAGCGGACAGGTAATCAAGAAACCGAAAAAGCCGAAGAAACCGAAAACCTCCGGTAGCGGCGGCAAGCGCAACCTGGGCAAGTGGGTGGACAGCGGCGACGCTGGGCCTGTGGAACCTTCGGTCAAGCCTGTGCGCAAGGTGCCGGTGTTCAATACCGGGCCGCGTAAGCGTAAGCCTTGA
- a CDS encoding TIGR03862 family flavoprotein — translation MTQAPKPSAPNIAIIGGGPAGLMAAEVLSQAGLRVDLYDGMPSVGRKFLLAGVGGMNITHSEAFPAFLSRYGERAPNIAPLLRAFGAEQLCDWIHGLGIDTFIGSSGRVFPTDMKAAPLLRAWLKRLRDAGVMIHTRHRWLGWNPDDSLRIASPEGEKTLRPDATLLALGGGSWSRLGSDGAWMLALEQCGVALAPLQPSNCGFEVEAWSDLMISKFAGAPLKNIAIGLNDDKPRLGECVITATGIEGSLIYALSAAIREAINQHGRATLHLDLLPGRPVDKIQQALNKPRGSRSMAKHLHSQLGIDGVKAALLRELAPAESFTDPAQLAQALKALPLTLVKTRPLDEAISSAGGVTFEALDERLMLKQLPGVFCAGEMLDWEAPTGGYLLTACFASGRAAGLGILEWLQRLD, via the coding sequence ATGACCCAAGCCCCCAAGCCTTCCGCCCCCAACATCGCCATCATCGGCGGCGGCCCCGCCGGCCTGATGGCGGCAGAGGTGTTGAGCCAGGCCGGCCTGCGGGTCGACCTGTACGACGGCATGCCATCGGTGGGCCGCAAATTCCTGCTGGCCGGCGTGGGCGGCATGAACATCACCCACTCAGAAGCCTTCCCGGCCTTCCTCTCCCGCTACGGTGAACGGGCGCCGAACATTGCCCCGCTGCTGCGGGCATTCGGCGCCGAGCAATTGTGCGATTGGATTCACGGACTGGGCATCGACACGTTTATCGGCAGCTCCGGACGGGTATTTCCTACCGACATGAAAGCCGCGCCGTTGCTGCGCGCCTGGCTCAAGCGCCTGCGCGATGCCGGCGTGATGATCCACACTCGCCATCGCTGGCTCGGCTGGAACCCCGATGACAGCTTGCGAATAGCGAGTCCGGAAGGCGAGAAAACGCTACGCCCCGACGCGACACTGCTGGCCCTGGGCGGCGGCAGTTGGTCGCGCCTGGGCTCTGACGGTGCCTGGATGCTGGCGCTGGAACAATGCGGTGTGGCCCTGGCGCCATTGCAACCGAGCAACTGTGGGTTCGAGGTAGAGGCCTGGAGCGACCTGATGATCAGCAAATTCGCTGGCGCCCCGCTGAAAAATATCGCCATTGGTTTGAACGACGATAAGCCGCGCCTCGGCGAGTGCGTGATCACCGCCACCGGCATCGAAGGCAGCCTGATCTACGCGCTTTCGGCAGCTATCCGCGAAGCGATCAACCAACACGGCCGCGCGACCCTTCACCTGGATCTGCTGCCGGGCCGGCCTGTGGATAAAATCCAGCAAGCCCTGAACAAGCCTCGCGGATCGCGCTCAATGGCCAAGCACTTGCACAGCCAGTTGGGGATCGACGGGGTCAAGGCTGCGCTGTTGCGCGAGCTTGCGCCAGCCGAGAGTTTCACTGACCCGGCGCAACTGGCCCAGGCGCTCAAGGCCCTGCCGCTCACGCTGGTGAAGACCCGCCCCCTGGACGAAGCCATCAGCAGCGCTGGAGGCGTGACGTTCGAAGCCTTGGATGAACGCTTGATGCTCAAGCAATTGCCCGGCGTTTTCTGCGCCGGGGAAATGCTCGATTGGGAAGCGCCGACCGGTGGTTACCTGCTCACGGCGTGCTTTGCCAGTGGCCGGGCGGCGGGTTTAGGAATTCTGGAGTGGTTGCAGCGCCTGGATTGA
- a CDS encoding histone deacetylase, whose amino-acid sequence MSLPLIYHEDYSPEFPAEHRFPMDKFRLLRDHLVDSGLTRDADLLRPALCPPDILALAHDRAYIERYMGGELSREDQRRLGLPWSEALARRTVRAVGGSLLAAEQALEHGLACHLAGGTHHAHYDHPAGFCIFNDLAVISRYFLASGRVSRVLIFDCDVHQGDGTARILHDTQDAVTVSLHCEKNFPARKAQSDWDIPLPMGMEDAAYLKVVDDALNYLLPLYQPDLVLYDAGVDVHKDDALGYLKLTDEGLAARDESVMRHCLGRDIPVVGVIGGGYSKDRKALARRHGILHHSAQKVWTSSGCH is encoded by the coding sequence ATGTCGCTGCCGCTGATCTATCACGAAGACTACAGTCCCGAATTCCCGGCGGAACACCGTTTCCCCATGGACAAGTTTCGCCTGTTGCGCGATCACCTGGTGGACAGCGGCCTGACCCGCGACGCCGACCTGTTGCGCCCAGCGCTGTGCCCACCGGACATTCTCGCCCTGGCCCACGACCGAGCCTATATCGAACGCTACATGGGCGGCGAGTTGTCCCGCGAAGACCAACGGCGACTTGGCCTGCCCTGGAGCGAAGCCCTGGCCCGCCGAACGGTGCGCGCCGTGGGCGGCTCGCTCCTGGCCGCCGAACAAGCCCTCGAGCACGGCCTGGCCTGCCACCTGGCCGGCGGCACCCATCACGCCCACTACGACCACCCGGCCGGGTTCTGCATCTTCAACGACCTGGCGGTGATCAGCCGCTATTTCCTGGCCAGCGGCCGAGTTTCGCGGGTGCTGATTTTCGACTGCGATGTCCATCAGGGCGACGGCACCGCCCGAATACTCCATGACACCCAGGACGCCGTGACAGTTTCCCTGCACTGCGAAAAGAATTTTCCTGCACGCAAGGCGCAAAGCGATTGGGACATCCCCCTACCGATGGGCATGGAAGACGCGGCTTATTTGAAAGTGGTGGACGATGCGCTCAACTACTTGCTGCCACTCTATCAGCCAGACCTGGTGCTGTATGACGCTGGCGTCGACGTACACAAGGATGACGCCCTCGGTTACCTGAAGCTGACAGACGAAGGCCTCGCCGCCCGGGACGAGAGCGTCATGCGCCATTGCCTGGGACGCGACATCCCGGTGGTCGGCGTGATCGGTGGCGGCTATAGCAAGGACCGCAAGGCCCTGGCCCGCCGCCATGGGATCCTGCACCACAGCGCACAAAAGGTCTGGACGTCATCAGGTTGTCACTGA
- a CDS encoding GNAT family N-acetyltransferase, with protein sequence MEPILELESARLLLRQWRDDDLPEFAAMCADPQVMRYFPAPLSRLESAALIGRVRGHFAEHGFGLWALERKDTGAFIGFTGLGVVGFDAPFTPAIEIGWRLAREHWGLGYASEAAWTALRCAFDQLTLDEVVAFTAVDNLPSQKVMQAIGMQHDPADDFEHPTLAVGHPLRHHVLYRINREQWLQTLHG encoded by the coding sequence ATGGAGCCGATACTGGAACTGGAAAGCGCACGGCTGCTCTTGCGGCAGTGGCGCGATGATGACTTGCCGGAATTTGCCGCCATGTGCGCAGACCCGCAGGTGATGCGTTATTTTCCGGCGCCCCTGAGCCGCCTGGAAAGCGCCGCCCTGATCGGTCGCGTACGGGGGCATTTCGCCGAGCATGGTTTTGGTTTGTGGGCCCTGGAACGCAAGGACACAGGCGCTTTCATTGGTTTCACCGGGCTGGGTGTGGTCGGGTTCGATGCGCCTTTCACACCGGCTATCGAGATCGGTTGGCGCCTGGCCCGGGAGCACTGGGGCCTGGGGTATGCCAGCGAAGCGGCGTGGACCGCCCTGCGTTGTGCCTTCGACCAATTGACGCTGGACGAAGTGGTGGCGTTCACTGCCGTCGATAACCTGCCCTCGCAAAAGGTCATGCAGGCCATTGGCATGCAGCACGACCCGGCTGACGACTTCGAACACCCGACACTCGCCGTCGGTCATCCATTGCGTCACCATGTGCTCTATCGCATCAATCGTGAGCAGTGGTTGCAGACCCTGCACGGTTAG
- the tesB gene encoding acyl-CoA thioesterase II: MSHVLEDLVDLLTLEPIEENLFRGRSQDLGFRQLFGGQVLGQSLSAASQTVEEARHVHSMHGYFLRPGDAALPVVYQVDRVRDGGSFSTRRVTAIQKGNPIFTCSASFQYDEEGFEHQSSMPQVVGPENLPSELELTQQRAHLLPEHMREKLLCPKPIEVRPVTEKDPYNPQPADPVKYVWFRADGALADSPALHKYLLAYASDFGLLTTSLLPHGKSVWHKDMQVASLDHALWFHADLRADDWLLYAMDSPWAGNSRGFSRGSVFNRAGQLVASVTQEGLIRHRKDWA, translated from the coding sequence ATGAGCCACGTGTTGGAAGATCTGGTCGACCTGCTGACCCTGGAACCGATCGAAGAGAACCTGTTTCGCGGGCGTAGCCAGGATTTGGGGTTTCGCCAGTTGTTCGGCGGCCAGGTACTGGGCCAGTCGTTGTCGGCGGCCAGCCAGACCGTGGAAGAGGCGCGCCATGTGCATTCGATGCACGGTTACTTCCTGCGTCCGGGTGACGCGGCATTGCCGGTGGTCTACCAGGTGGACCGGGTGCGTGACGGTGGCAGCTTCAGCACTCGCCGGGTGACGGCGATCCAGAAGGGCAACCCGATTTTCACTTGCAGTGCGTCGTTCCAGTACGACGAAGAGGGCTTTGAGCACCAGAGCAGCATGCCGCAAGTCGTCGGGCCGGAGAACCTGCCGTCCGAGCTGGAACTGACCCAGCAACGTGCGCACTTGCTGCCTGAGCACATGCGCGAAAAACTGCTGTGCCCCAAGCCGATCGAAGTGCGCCCGGTCACCGAAAAAGACCCTTACAACCCGCAGCCGGCCGATCCGGTCAAATACGTGTGGTTCCGTGCCGATGGCGCCCTGGCGGATTCGCCGGCCTTGCACAAATACCTGCTGGCCTACGCGTCGGACTTCGGCCTGTTGACCACTTCGCTGCTGCCCCACGGCAAATCGGTTTGGCACAAGGACATGCAGGTCGCCAGCCTCGATCACGCCTTGTGGTTCCATGCCGACCTGCGCGCCGATGACTGGTTGCTCTACGCCATGGACAGCCCGTGGGCCGGCAATTCCCGCGGGTTCTCCCGTGGCAGCGTGTTCAACCGCGCCGGGCAACTGGTGGCCTCGGTGACCCAGGAAGGCCTGATTCGCCATCGCAAGGACTGGGCATGA
- a CDS encoding HAD family hydrolase has protein sequence MSLAEVRHWVFDMDGTLTIAVHDFAAIRVALAIPAEDDILTHLAALPADEAATKHAWLLEHERDLALGSKPAPGAVELVRELARRGYRLGILTRNARELAHVTLEAIGLADCFAVEDVLGRDEAPPKPHPGGLLKLAEAWNVAPEAMVMVGDYRFDLDCGRAAGARTVLVNLPDNPWPELTDWHARDCAELRRMLLA, from the coding sequence ATGAGCCTGGCCGAGGTTCGTCACTGGGTGTTCGACATGGATGGCACGCTGACCATCGCCGTGCATGACTTCGCGGCGATCCGCGTGGCCCTGGCGATTCCGGCCGAAGACGACATCCTCACCCATCTGGCGGCGTTGCCGGCTGATGAAGCCGCGACCAAGCATGCCTGGCTGCTGGAGCACGAACGGGACCTGGCGTTGGGCTCCAAGCCTGCACCGGGGGCGGTCGAGTTGGTGCGTGAACTGGCGAGGCGCGGTTATCGCCTGGGCATCCTCACCCGCAACGCCCGCGAACTGGCCCACGTGACCCTTGAGGCCATCGGCCTGGCGGACTGTTTCGCCGTGGAAGATGTGCTGGGGCGCGACGAGGCTCCGCCCAAGCCGCATCCCGGTGGCCTGTTGAAACTGGCCGAGGCCTGGAACGTGGCGCCCGAGGCGATGGTGATGGTGGGTGATTACCGCTTTGACCTGGACTGCGGTCGCGCGGCGGGGGCGCGGACGGTGCTGGTGAACCTGCCGGACAATCCGTGGCCGGAGCTGACGGATTGGCATGCGCGCGATTGTGCCGAGTTGCGGCGGATGCTGTTGGCTTGA
- a CDS encoding alpha/beta hydrolase, which produces MKWGALIGLVLCCAVAQAEEHGVNVVAQGRLQFKGGAMAVAVSPPPASIQRVLIILHGRLRNADTYLHSAEKAAGQAGQLDTTLIIAPQFLNEQDVARHQLPNDILRWQGNDWMAGGLSTGPNPVSSFQVLDDIVARVSDRQQFPEVKEIVIAGHSGGAQVVQRYALLAHGQYRISPRFVIANPSSYAYFDAQRPMAFDLASCPGFNHWKYGLQHLPAYAAGQTPAQLEENYVRRDIVYLLGQQDIDPEHPALDKGCEAQTQGAYRLLRGHFFFDYLSRRHPVGLNQRLIEVPGVGHNGDGMLTSPEGLKALFGQ; this is translated from the coding sequence ATGAAGTGGGGGGCGCTGATCGGGTTGGTGCTGTGCTGCGCCGTTGCCCAGGCCGAGGAACATGGCGTCAACGTCGTCGCCCAAGGACGACTGCAGTTCAAGGGCGGCGCCATGGCCGTCGCCGTAAGCCCGCCCCCGGCGTCCATCCAGCGCGTGTTGATCATCCTCCACGGTCGGCTGCGCAATGCCGACACCTACCTGCACAGCGCCGAAAAGGCTGCCGGGCAGGCCGGGCAACTGGACACCACCCTGATCATCGCCCCGCAGTTTCTCAACGAACAGGACGTGGCGCGCCATCAATTGCCCAATGACATCCTGCGCTGGCAAGGCAACGACTGGATGGCCGGAGGCCTGTCCACAGGGCCCAACCCAGTCAGTTCCTTCCAAGTACTGGACGACATCGTTGCACGCGTCAGTGACCGGCAGCAGTTTCCCGAAGTGAAGGAGATCGTCATCGCCGGCCATTCCGGTGGCGCCCAGGTAGTGCAGCGCTATGCCTTGCTCGCCCACGGCCAGTACCGGATCAGCCCGCGGTTTGTCATTGCCAACCCGTCGTCCTACGCCTATTTCGATGCGCAACGGCCCATGGCCTTCGACCTCGCCAGTTGCCCTGGCTTCAATCACTGGAAGTACGGCCTGCAGCACTTGCCCGCCTATGCCGCCGGGCAAACACCCGCTCAGTTAGAAGAAAACTACGTCAGGCGCGATATCGTCTATCTGCTCGGGCAACAGGACATCGACCCGGAGCACCCGGCGCTGGATAAGGGCTGCGAAGCGCAGACCCAGGGGGCGTATCGGTTACTGCGCGGGCACTTCTTTTTCGACTACCTGAGCCGGCGTCACCCCGTCGGGTTGAACCAGCGGCTGATCGAGGTGCCCGGGGTGGGGCATAACGGGGATGGGATGTTGACTTCGCCTGAGGGGTTGAAGGCGTTGTTTGGTCAGTAA